ATTAAATCAGTAACAATAAGTAAAAATAGTCTTGAACATTATTTTGTTTCAATATTATGTGAAGAAGAAATAGAAGAATTACCAAAAACTAATAAAAATATTGGAATAGATTTAGGAATAAAAGAATTTGCAACAATGAGTGATTGTATAAAAGTAGAGAATTTAAAGCTATCAAAAGAATATGAGAAAAAACTGAAAAGAGAACAAAGAAAACTATCAAGGAGATGTAAAATTGCTAAAGATAGCGCAAAAAAACTATCAGATAGTAAGAATTATCAAAAACAAAAGAAAAAAGTAGCAAAAATACATAATAAAATTAGAAATAAAAGAAAAGACTTTATAAATAAGTTGAGTACAAAAATTATCAATAACCACGATATAATTTGTATAGAAGACTTAAATGTAAAGGGAATGTTAAAAAATCACAAATTAGCAAAAAGTATATCAGATGTAAGTTGGAGTGAATTTATA
This is a stretch of genomic DNA from Fusobacterium periodonticum ATCC 33693. It encodes these proteins:
- a CDS encoding RNA-guided endonuclease TnpB family protein, which gives rise to IKSVTISKNSLEHYFVSILCEEEIEELPKTNKNIGIDLGIKEFATMSDCIKVENLKLSKEYEKKLKREQRKLSRRCKIAKDSAKKLSDSKNYQKQKKKVAKIHNKIRNKRKDFINKLSTKIINNHDIICIEDLNVKGMLKNHKLAKSISDVSWSEFIRQLEYKANWYERKIIKVPTFYPSSKTCSSCGNIKESLTLSERIYHCECCGLEIDRDYNASINILRKGLEILKEEKVS